A genomic region of Pseudomonas sp. KU43P contains the following coding sequences:
- a CDS encoding DUF1289 domain-containing protein, which produces MTAQARPAKPLYSNVSPAVPSPCISVCRLDAQKVCTGCYRHVEHIREWRSADDERRRQICREAEALRARA; this is translated from the coding sequence ATGACTGCCCAGGCGCGGCCAGCCAAGCCGCTGTACAGCAACGTCAGCCCTGCGGTGCCTTCGCCGTGCATCAGCGTCTGTCGACTGGATGCGCAGAAGGTGTGTACCGGCTGCTACCGTCATGTCGAGCATATTCGCGAATGGCGTTCGGCCGACGATGAACGGCGTCGGCAGATTTGCCGTGAAGCCGAGGCCTTGCGCGCACGGGCTTGA
- the cyaY gene encoding iron donor protein CyaY, which yields MSLSEARFHDLVDATQQALEDLFDESGLDLDMENSAGVLTIKFDNGSQLIFSRQEPLRQLWLADRSGGFHFDYDEESGKWVCEKSEELLGEMLERIVWERAGEKLDFDEI from the coding sequence ATGAGTTTGAGCGAAGCGCGTTTCCATGATCTGGTCGACGCCACCCAACAGGCCCTGGAAGACCTGTTCGACGAGAGCGGCCTGGACCTGGACATGGAGAATTCCGCCGGCGTCCTCACCATCAAGTTCGACAACGGCAGCCAGTTGATCTTCAGCCGGCAGGAGCCACTGCGTCAGTTGTGGCTGGCCGACCGTTCCGGTGGCTTCCACTTCGATTACGACGAAGAGAGTGGCAAGTGGGTATGCGAGAAGAGCGAAGAGCTGCTGGGCGAAATGCTCGAGCGCATCGTCTGGGAGCGGGCCGGCGAGAAGCTGGACTTCGACGAGATCTGA
- the lptM gene encoding LPS translocon maturation chaperone LptM: MKRLISSLAALVAVACLVSACGQKGPLYLPEDGKDGKGSHKSHQHQHAPAVQPQDEQPIEPEQTPAQ, from the coding sequence ATGAAGCGCCTGATTTCCTCACTTGCGGCGCTGGTCGCGGTTGCCTGCCTCGTTTCGGCCTGCGGTCAGAAGGGCCCTCTGTACCTGCCTGAAGATGGCAAGGATGGCAAAGGCAGCCACAAGTCGCATCAGCACCAGCACGCCCCGGCGGTACAGCCACAGGACGAGCAGCCCATCGAGCCCGAGCAGACGCCTGCGCAGTAA
- the lysA gene encoding diaminopimelate decarboxylase encodes MNTFNYRDGELFAEGVALSAIAERFGTPTYVYSRAHIEAQYRSYTDALQGVEHLVCFAVKANSNLGVLNVLARMGAGFDIVSGGELERVLAAGGRADRVVFSGVGKTREDMRRALEVGVHCFNVESTDELERLQVVAAEMGKVAPISLRVNPDVDAGTHPYISTGLKENKFGIAIADAEAIYVRAAQLPNLEVVGVDCHIGSQLTTVDPFLDALDRLLVLVDRLAECGIHLRHLDLGGGVGVRYRDEQPPLLADYIKAIRERVGDRDLALVFEPGRYIVANAGVLLTRVEYLKHTEHKDFAIIDAAMNDLIRPALYQAWMGVSAVTPREGEGRAYDLVGPICETGDFLAKDRQLNLAEGDLLAVQSAGAYGFVMSSNYNTRGRCAEILVDGDQAFEVRRRETIAELYAGESLLPE; translated from the coding sequence ATGAACACTTTCAACTACCGCGACGGTGAACTGTTCGCGGAAGGCGTGGCCCTGTCGGCCATCGCCGAACGTTTCGGCACCCCGACCTACGTGTACTCGCGCGCCCACATCGAGGCCCAGTACCGCAGTTACACCGATGCACTGCAGGGCGTCGAGCACCTGGTCTGCTTCGCCGTAAAAGCCAACTCCAACCTTGGCGTGCTGAACGTCCTGGCGCGCATGGGTGCAGGTTTCGACATCGTTTCCGGCGGCGAGCTGGAGCGTGTGCTGGCCGCAGGCGGCCGCGCCGATCGCGTGGTGTTCTCCGGCGTCGGCAAGACCCGTGAAGACATGCGCCGCGCCCTGGAAGTGGGTGTGCACTGCTTCAACGTCGAGTCCACCGACGAGCTCGAGCGCCTGCAGGTCGTGGCCGCCGAGATGGGCAAGGTTGCGCCGATCTCGCTGCGGGTCAACCCGGACGTCGACGCCGGCACCCACCCGTACATCTCCACCGGCCTCAAAGAGAACAAGTTCGGCATCGCCATCGCCGACGCCGAAGCCATCTATGTGCGCGCCGCGCAGCTGCCGAACCTGGAAGTGGTCGGCGTCGACTGCCACATCGGCTCGCAGCTGACCACCGTCGACCCGTTCCTCGACGCCCTCGACCGCCTGCTGGTGCTGGTCGACCGCTTGGCCGAATGCGGCATCCACCTGCGCCACCTGGACCTGGGCGGCGGTGTCGGCGTGCGCTATCGCGACGAGCAGCCGCCGTTGCTGGCCGACTACATCAAGGCCATCCGCGAGCGCGTCGGCGACCGCGACCTGGCGCTGGTGTTCGAACCGGGCCGCTACATCGTGGCCAACGCCGGCGTCCTGCTGACTCGCGTGGAATACCTCAAACACACCGAACACAAGGACTTCGCCATCATCGATGCGGCGATGAACGACCTGATCCGCCCGGCCCTTTACCAGGCCTGGATGGGCGTCAGCGCGGTCACCCCACGAGAAGGCGAAGGCCGTGCCTATGACCTGGTCGGGCCGATCTGCGAGACCGGCGACTTCCTGGCCAAGGACCGTCAGCTGAACCTGGCCGAAGGCGATTTGCTGGCCGTGCAGTCGGCGGGCGCCTATGGTTTCGTCATGAGCTCGAACTACAACACCCGTGGTCGTTGCGCGGAAATCCTGGTCGACGGCGACCAGGCTTTCGAAGTACGCCGTCGCGAGACCATTGCCGAACTGTATGCTGGCGAAAGCCTGCTGCCGGAGTGA
- the dapF gene encoding diaminopimelate epimerase, which yields MLLRFTKMHGLGNDFMVLDLVSQHAHIQPKHAKQWGDRHTGIGFDQLLIVEAPNNPEVDFRYRIFNADGSEVEQCGNGARCFARFVLDKRLTAKKRIRVETKSGIIVLDVQNDGQVSVDMGPPRFMPAEIPFVADEQALNYPLEVDGQVHSIAAVSMGNPHAVLRVDNVHTAPVHSLGPKIENHPRFPQRVNAGFIQVIDRHRANLRVWERGAGETQACGTGACAAAVAAISQGWMDSPVSLDLPGGRLHIEWAGPGKPVLMTGPAVRVYEGQVRL from the coding sequence ATGCTGCTGCGCTTTACCAAGATGCATGGGCTGGGCAACGACTTCATGGTCCTCGACCTGGTCAGCCAACACGCCCACATCCAGCCCAAGCACGCCAAGCAATGGGGTGACCGCCACACCGGCATCGGTTTCGACCAACTGCTGATCGTCGAAGCACCGAACAATCCGGAAGTAGACTTCCGCTACCGGATCTTCAACGCCGACGGCTCCGAAGTCGAGCAGTGCGGCAACGGTGCGCGCTGCTTCGCCCGCTTCGTGCTGGACAAACGCTTGACCGCGAAGAAACGCATCCGTGTGGAAACCAAGAGCGGCATCATCGTGCTGGACGTGCAGAACGATGGCCAGGTGAGCGTCGACATGGGCCCGCCGCGCTTCATGCCGGCCGAGATCCCGTTCGTGGCCGACGAGCAGGCGCTGAACTACCCGCTGGAAGTCGACGGCCAGGTTCATTCCATCGCCGCCGTGTCCATGGGCAACCCGCATGCCGTGCTGCGCGTCGATAACGTACATACCGCGCCGGTGCACTCCCTGGGCCCGAAAATCGAAAACCACCCGCGCTTCCCGCAGCGGGTGAATGCCGGCTTCATTCAGGTCATCGACCGTCATCGCGCCAATCTGCGCGTGTGGGAGCGGGGTGCGGGCGAAACCCAGGCATGCGGCACCGGCGCCTGCGCCGCCGCCGTGGCCGCCATCAGCCAAGGCTGGATGGACTCTCCGGTATCCCTCGACCTGCCTGGTGGCCGCCTGCACATCGAATGGGCCGGCCCTGGCAAGCCCGTACTGATGACGGGCCCGGCCGTGCGCGTCTACGAAGGACAGGTTCGTCTCTAA
- a CDS encoding DUF484 family protein encodes MTDQPHVVPQQPNELDAEAVVAYLRAHPTFFAEHDELLVEQRIPHQRGDSVSLVERQLKLLRDRNIEMRHRLSQLMDVARDNDRLFDKTRRLILDLLDAGSLEEVVMAVEDSLRQEFQVPFVSLILFGDNAAPVGRWVSNAEAQQAIGGLLGGGKTVSGNLREKELAFLFGEEQRLEVGSSAVAALEYQGLHGVLAIGSRDPQHYKSSVGTLFLGYIAEVLGRVVPRVTQTLRPVR; translated from the coding sequence ATGACCGATCAGCCCCACGTTGTACCCCAGCAGCCCAACGAGCTCGATGCCGAAGCGGTGGTCGCCTACCTGCGCGCCCACCCGACCTTCTTCGCCGAGCACGACGAACTGCTGGTCGAACAGCGCATCCCTCACCAGCGTGGCGACAGCGTGTCGCTGGTAGAGCGTCAGCTCAAGCTGCTGCGCGACCGCAACATCGAAATGCGCCATCGTCTGTCGCAACTGATGGACGTGGCCCGGGACAACGACCGGCTGTTCGACAAGACCCGCCGGCTGATCCTCGATCTGCTCGACGCCGGCAGTCTGGAAGAAGTGGTGATGGCGGTTGAAGACAGCCTGCGCCAGGAGTTCCAGGTACCGTTCGTCAGCTTGATCCTGTTCGGCGACAACGCTGCGCCCGTCGGCCGCTGGGTCAGCAACGCCGAGGCCCAGCAGGCCATCGGCGGTCTGCTGGGTGGGGGCAAAACCGTCAGCGGCAACCTGCGCGAGAAAGAGCTGGCCTTCCTGTTCGGTGAAGAGCAGCGCCTCGAAGTAGGCTCCAGTGCCGTCGCAGCACTGGAATACCAAGGGCTGCATGGCGTGCTGGCAATCGGCAGCCGTGACCCGCAGCACTACAAGAGCAGCGTCGGCACCCTGTTCCTCGGTTACATCGCCGAAGTGCTTGGCCGTGTGGTGCCCCGCGTGACCCAGACCCTGCGTCCGGTGCGCTGA
- the xerC gene encoding tyrosine recombinase XerC yields MERQLEAYCAHLRNERQVSNHTLLAYRRDLDKVIEYCNNQGIAGWGALQIQQLRQLIARQHHQGQSSRSLARLLSAVRGLYRYLNREGLCQHDPASGLSAPKGERRLPKVLDTDRALQLLDGGVDDDFIARRDQAILELFYSSGLRLSELTQLDLEHLDLSAGLVQVLGKGGKARVLPVGRKAREALQAWFKLRGIGGPRDSAVFITRQGNRLSPRAIQMRVKAAGERELGQHLHPHMLRHSFASHVLESSQDLRAVQEMLGHADISTTQIYTHLDFQHLATVYDSAHPRAKRSKGTDS; encoded by the coding sequence ATGGAACGCCAGCTGGAGGCTTATTGCGCACACCTGCGCAACGAGCGCCAGGTGTCGAACCACACCCTGCTGGCGTACCGGCGCGACCTCGACAAGGTCATCGAATACTGCAACAACCAGGGCATCGCCGGCTGGGGCGCCTTGCAGATCCAGCAACTGCGCCAGCTCATCGCCCGCCAGCACCATCAAGGCCAGTCGTCTCGGAGCCTGGCGCGGCTGTTGTCGGCTGTGCGCGGCCTGTATCGCTACCTTAATCGCGAAGGTCTCTGCCAGCACGACCCGGCCAGCGGCCTGAGTGCGCCCAAGGGCGAACGACGGCTGCCCAAGGTGCTGGACACCGACCGTGCCCTGCAACTGCTCGATGGCGGCGTCGACGACGACTTCATTGCCCGCCGCGACCAGGCCATCCTCGAGCTGTTCTACTCCTCTGGCCTGCGCCTGTCCGAACTGACCCAACTCGACCTTGAACACCTCGACCTCAGCGCCGGGCTGGTCCAGGTGCTCGGCAAGGGCGGCAAGGCACGTGTGCTGCCGGTAGGGCGCAAGGCCCGCGAGGCGCTGCAGGCGTGGTTCAAGCTGCGCGGTATCGGCGGCCCTCGCGACAGCGCCGTGTTCATCACCCGCCAGGGCAACCGGCTCAGCCCGCGAGCCATCCAGATGCGGGTCAAGGCGGCCGGAGAGCGCGAACTGGGCCAGCACCTGCACCCGCACATGCTTCGCCACTCATTCGCCAGCCATGTGCTGGAATCGTCCCAGGACCTGCGCGCGGTTCAGGAAATGCTCGGCCACGCCGACATCAGCACCACGCAGATCTACACCCACTTGGACTTCCAGCATCTGGCCACGGTGTACGACAGCGCCCACCCCCGGGCCAAACGCAGCAAAGGCACAGACTCATGA
- a CDS encoding HAD family hydrolase, producing the protein MSIKLITFDLDDTLWDTAPVIASAEVVLRDWLQANAPILGGVPVEHLFAIRERLVQAEPGLKHRISALRRRVLFHALEEVGYSEKHAQDLANEGFEVFLHARHQVEVFPEVQPVLEILRHHYTLGVVTNGNADVRRLGLADYFKFALCAEDLGIGKPDPAPFMEALKRGEVEAGAAVHVGDHPGDDIGGAQRAGLRAVWFNPQGKAWAGEQAPDAQIQRLSQLPDVIARWR; encoded by the coding sequence ATGAGCATCAAGCTGATCACATTCGACCTCGACGACACCCTCTGGGACACCGCGCCGGTGATCGCCAGCGCGGAAGTCGTGCTGCGCGACTGGCTGCAGGCCAATGCACCGATACTCGGCGGTGTGCCGGTGGAACACCTTTTCGCCATCCGTGAACGCCTGGTGCAAGCCGAACCGGGCCTGAAGCACCGCATCAGCGCCCTGCGCCGGCGGGTGCTGTTCCACGCTCTGGAAGAGGTCGGCTACAGCGAGAAGCATGCGCAGGATCTGGCCAACGAAGGTTTCGAAGTGTTCCTGCATGCGCGGCATCAGGTCGAAGTGTTCCCCGAGGTGCAACCGGTGCTGGAGATTCTGCGCCACCACTACACCCTAGGCGTGGTCACCAACGGCAATGCGGACGTGCGTCGCCTGGGCCTGGCCGACTATTTCAAGTTTGCCTTGTGTGCAGAAGACCTGGGGATCGGCAAGCCGGACCCGGCGCCGTTCATGGAGGCGCTGAAGCGTGGAGAGGTCGAAGCCGGTGCAGCAGTGCATGTGGGCGATCACCCTGGCGACGATATCGGCGGGGCGCAGCGCGCCGGATTGCGAGCGGTGTGGTTCAACCCACAGGGCAAGGCGTGGGCGGGCGAACAGGCGCCGGATGCGCAGATCCAACGGTTGTCGCAGCTACCCGATGTGATTGCGCGCTGGCGCTGA
- the sutA gene encoding transcriptional regulator SutA, which produces MSDDDLENDDLEVGDEDEADEGLEAAADDVAEDAGDDDSSPAPTAKGKSKAAVSVDEMPSMEAKQKERDALAKAMEEFLARGGKVQEVEANVVADPPKKPDNKYGSRPI; this is translated from the coding sequence ATGAGCGACGACGATCTGGAAAATGATGACCTCGAAGTAGGCGACGAAGACGAGGCCGATGAGGGCCTCGAAGCGGCGGCTGACGATGTCGCTGAAGATGCCGGCGATGACGACAGCAGCCCGGCACCGACTGCCAAGGGCAAGTCCAAGGCGGCTGTCTCGGTAGACGAGATGCCGAGTATGGAAGCCAAGCAGAAGGAACGTGACGCCCTGGCCAAGGCCATGGAAGAGTTCCTGGCGCGTGGCGGCAAGGTTCAGGAAGTCGAGGCCAACGTGGTCGCCGACCCGCCCAAGAAGCCGGACAACAAGTACGGTAGCCGCCCTATCTGA
- a CDS encoding ammonium transporter has product MTLRKIAGLGALLSLVMPGLALAEDAAPVLNSGDTAWMLTSTALVLFMTIPGLALFYGGMVRSKNVLSVMMQCFAITGLISILWVIYGYSMAFDTTGMEKGVLNFNSFVGGFSKAFLSGVTPSGLTSAAALFPEAVFITFQMTFAIITPALIVGAFAERMKFSAMLVFMGIWFTLVYAPIAHMVWSGDGALMWDWGVLDFAGGTVVHINAGIAGLVCCLVLGKRKGYPTTPMAPHNLGYTLMGAAMLWIGWFGFNAGSAAAANGTAGMAMLVTQIATAAAALGWMFAEWIFHGKPSALGIASGVVAGLVAITPAAGTVGPMGALVIGLASGVICYFCATSLKRKLGYDDSLDAFGVHGIGGIVGAMLTGVFAAPALGGFGAVTDIGAQVWIQAKGVIFTVGYTAIVTYVILKVLDVVMGLRVNEEEESVGLDLAQHNERGYNL; this is encoded by the coding sequence ATGACTCTGCGTAAGATCGCAGGGCTAGGAGCCCTATTGTCCCTCGTAATGCCGGGCCTTGCCCTGGCAGAGGATGCTGCCCCAGTGCTGAACTCCGGCGACACCGCCTGGATGCTCACGTCCACGGCGCTGGTGCTGTTCATGACCATTCCGGGCCTGGCCCTGTTCTACGGCGGTATGGTGCGTTCCAAGAACGTGCTGTCGGTGATGATGCAGTGTTTCGCAATCACCGGCCTGATCAGCATTCTCTGGGTCATCTACGGCTACAGCATGGCCTTCGATACCACGGGTATGGAAAAGGGCGTACTGAATTTCAATTCCTTCGTTGGCGGCTTCTCCAAGGCGTTCCTCAGCGGCGTCACGCCGTCGGGGCTGACCTCTGCCGCCGCGCTGTTCCCTGAGGCCGTCTTCATCACCTTCCAGATGACTTTCGCCATCATCACCCCGGCGCTGATCGTCGGTGCATTCGCCGAGCGCATGAAGTTCTCCGCGATGCTGGTGTTCATGGGCATCTGGTTCACCCTGGTCTACGCACCGATCGCGCACATGGTCTGGAGCGGTGACGGCGCGCTGATGTGGGATTGGGGCGTGCTGGACTTCGCTGGCGGCACGGTTGTGCACATCAACGCCGGTATCGCGGGCCTGGTCTGCTGCCTGGTGCTGGGCAAGCGCAAAGGCTACCCGACCACGCCAATGGCCCCACACAACCTGGGCTACACCCTGATGGGCGCTGCCATGCTGTGGATCGGCTGGTTCGGCTTCAACGCCGGCTCTGCCGCAGCGGCCAACGGCACGGCCGGCATGGCCATGCTGGTGACCCAGATCGCCACCGCTGCCGCTGCGTTGGGCTGGATGTTCGCCGAATGGATCTTCCACGGCAAACCGAGCGCCCTGGGTATCGCCTCCGGCGTGGTCGCTGGCCTGGTTGCCATTACTCCGGCGGCAGGTACCGTGGGCCCGATGGGCGCCCTGGTGATCGGCCTGGCGTCTGGTGTTATCTGCTACTTCTGCGCCACCAGCCTCAAACGCAAGCTGGGCTATGACGACTCGCTCGATGCCTTTGGTGTGCATGGTATCGGCGGTATCGTCGGTGCGATGCTCACCGGCGTGTTCGCGGCACCGGCCCTGGGCGGCTTCGGCGCGGTCACCGATATCGGTGCCCAGGTCTGGATTCAGGCCAAGGGTGTGATCTTCACCGTTGGCTACACCGCCATCGTCACCTACGTGATCCTCAAGGTGCTGGATGTGGTGATGGGCCTGCGGGTAAACGAAGAAGAAGAGTCGGTCGGCCTCGACCTGGCTCAACACAACGAACGCGGCTACAACCTGTAA
- the glnK gene encoding P-II family nitrogen regulator, producing the protein MKLVTAIIKPFKLDDVRESLSEIGVQGITVTEVKGFGRQKGHTELYRGAEYVVDFLPKVKIDVAIDDKDLDRVIEAITKAANTGKIGDGKIFVVNLEQAIRIRTGETDTDAI; encoded by the coding sequence ATGAAGCTAGTCACAGCCATCATCAAGCCGTTCAAGTTGGACGACGTGCGCGAGTCGCTGTCGGAAATCGGCGTGCAGGGCATTACCGTCACCGAAGTCAAAGGCTTCGGCCGGCAGAAGGGCCACACCGAGCTGTATCGCGGTGCGGAGTACGTGGTCGATTTCCTGCCCAAGGTGAAGATCGACGTGGCCATCGACGACAAGGACCTCGATCGCGTGATCGAAGCCATCACCAAGGCGGCCAACACCGGCAAGATCGGTGACGGCAAGATCTTCGTGGTGAATCTGGAGCAGGCGATCCGCATCCGTACCGGCGAAACCGATACCGACGCGATCTAA
- a CDS encoding accessory factor UbiK family protein, translating into MLAPKALLDALSDQASRLFSGDTAQPRAELESQFKVLMQGAFSKLDLVSRDEFDSQMVVLARTRARLEALEKQVAELEARMAPATPE; encoded by the coding sequence ATGCTCGCGCCCAAAGCCCTTCTCGACGCCCTGAGCGACCAGGCCTCGCGCCTTTTCAGCGGTGACACCGCCCAGCCCCGCGCAGAACTGGAAAGCCAGTTCAAAGTGCTGATGCAAGGTGCCTTCAGCAAACTGGATCTTGTCAGCCGCGACGAGTTCGACAGCCAGATGGTGGTTCTGGCGCGCACTCGCGCACGCCTGGAAGCCCTGGAAAAGCAGGTTGCCGAGCTGGAAGCCCGGATGGCGCCAGCCACCCCGGAGTAA
- a CDS encoding molybdopterin-binding protein encodes MKVSARNVFEGTVSAVQPGAVNAEVELTLGGGEKLVAVVTMASLHNLNINVGKQAVALVKAPWVVLMTEAAGYRLSARNALEGEVVRVGDGAVNAEVVLKLAGGTHVFSIVTREAVQELGLAPGKKATALIKASHIILGAKP; translated from the coding sequence ATGAAAGTCAGTGCCCGCAATGTGTTTGAAGGTACCGTCAGCGCCGTTCAGCCCGGAGCGGTCAACGCCGAGGTCGAACTGACCTTGGGCGGCGGTGAGAAGCTGGTGGCCGTCGTGACCATGGCCAGCCTGCATAACCTCAACATCAACGTCGGCAAGCAGGCGGTCGCCCTGGTCAAGGCGCCATGGGTCGTACTGATGACCGAGGCCGCTGGATACCGGCTTTCGGCCCGCAATGCCCTGGAAGGCGAAGTGGTGCGAGTCGGCGACGGCGCGGTCAACGCTGAAGTGGTGCTGAAGCTTGCCGGCGGCACTCACGTGTTCTCCATCGTCACCCGCGAGGCGGTGCAGGAGCTGGGCCTAGCACCCGGCAAAAAAGCCACAGCGTTGATCAAGGCGTCACACATCATCCTCGGCGCCAAGCCGTAA